The genomic interval GTAGATGCGCGGGGCGCGCACCTCCCGGTACAGGTGCTCCAGCAGGTGACCGCGCTCAAGGGCACGGGCGCCGTGGAGTTGGACCGCGGTGTCGACGACGTACTGCGCGGTCTCGGTGGCGAGCAGTTTGGCCATCGCCGCGCGCTTGGGAACGTCCGGGGCGCCTTCGTCGTACGCCGTCGCCGCCGCGTACACCATGAGGCGGGCCGCGTCCGTGCGCAGGGCCATCTCGGCGACCGTGTGGGCGACGCTCTGCAGGTCCCGCAACTTGCCGCCGAAGGCGTCCCGTCGGGAGGTGTGCGCGAGGGTCGCGTCCAGCGCCGCCTGTGCCATGCCCAGCGCGAAGGCGCCGACGCTGGGCCGGAAGAGGTTGAGGGTGCCCATGGCGACCCGGAAGCCTCGGTCGACCTCACCGAGGACGTCGTCGGCGCTCACCGGTACGGCGTCGAAGGCGAGGGCGCCGATGGGGTGCGGGGAGAGCATGTCGAGGGCGGTGCCGGTGAGCCCGGGCCGGTCGGCGGGCACGAGGAACGCCGTGACTCCGCGGGCTCCGGCGCCGGGGGTGGTGCGGGCGAAGACGGTGTAGAAGTCCGCCTCGGGGGCGTTGGAGATCCAGCACTTCTCCCCGGTGAGGCGCCAGCGGGAGGGGCCGTCGGGGGTGGCGATCGGCTGCGCCGACGCAGGATCGCCGGGCGCGGCGGCTTCCCGCTCCGCCCGCAGCGACAACGCCGCCGCGTCCGACCCCGCCCCGGGCTCGCTCAGCGCGAACGCGGCCACCGCCGTGCCCTCGCCGACCGCCGGCAGCCAGCGTTCCCGCTGGGCCGGGGTGCCGTGGGCGTGGACGGGGTGGGCGCCGAGGCCCTGGAGGGCGAGGGCCGTCTCGCCTTCCGTGCAGGCGTAGGCGAGGG from Streptomyces sp. CC0208 carries:
- a CDS encoding acyl-CoA dehydrogenase family protein, with amino-acid sequence MPAFSLEPSQTARCAELRALAAERLRPLAEKGEPGQVNRPLVAELGRLGLLERLFTSGALDLCLMRESLAYACTEGETALALQGLGAHPVHAHGTPAQRERWLPAVGEGTAVAAFALSEPGAGSDAAALSLRAEREAAAPGDPASAQPIATPDGPSRWRLTGEKCWISNAPEADFYTVFARTTPGAGARGVTAFLVPADRPGLTGTALDMLSPHPIGALAFDAVPVSADDVLGEVDRGFRVAMGTLNLFRPSVGAFALGMAQAALDATLAHTSRRDAFGGKLRDLQSVAHTVAEMALRTDAARLMVYAAATAYDEGAPDVPKRAAMAKLLATETAQYVVDTAVQLHGARALERGHLLEHLYREVRAPRIYEGASEVQRGIIAKELYADLEVP